In the Populus trichocarpa isolate Nisqually-1 chromosome 1, P.trichocarpa_v4.1, whole genome shotgun sequence genome, one interval contains:
- the LOC18094575 gene encoding phospholipase A1-Ibeta2, chloroplastic, with protein MAMQISSTVPAQNLDLFQARRASFKCQQSTLKSASTVTHSLKSVGTELTKKHLANLEKLLQKQVPEPTNQTVSQPTHGVSNKGSLANNRRKNLLEDLNLARIWSETRAAEEMSPRHLNRLQRLLSKTEEYSPRNHLGSRWREYHGSNDWDGLLDPLDENLRREVVRYGEFVQAAYHAFHSNPAMSAGKPPSPQQVSLPDRSYRVTKSLYGTSSVGLPKWVDDVAPDLGWMTQQSSWIGYVAVCEDRREIQRMGRRDIVIALRGTSTCLEWAENMRAQLVEMPGDHDPTEIQPKVECGFLSLYKTCGANVPSLAESVVEEVKRLIELYKGEDLSITVTGHSLGAALALLVGDELSTCAPQVPPIAVFSFGGPRVGNKGFANQINAKKVKVLRIVNNQDLITRVPGIPMVEELNDNMPLAYAHVGTELRVDTKMSPYLKPNADVACCHDLEAYLHLVDGFMASNCPFRANAKRSLVKLLNEQGSNVKRLYTSKAQALSLNFERQGLAASGCLPSPS; from the coding sequence ATGGCCATGCAGATCAGCTCAACAGTTCCAGCCCAAAATCTCGATCTCTTTCAGGCCAGACGTGCCAGCTTCAAATGCCAGCAATCTACATTAAAATCCGCTTCAACTGTAACTCATTCTTTAAAATCTGTTGGTACCGAGCTAACTAAAAAACACCTCGCAAATCTTGAAAAACTCCTCCAAAAGCAAGTCCCCGAACCAACTAACCAAACTGTCTCGCAACCGACTCACGGAGTTTCTAATAAGGGGTCGTTGGCCAATAATAGACGAAAGAATTTATTAGAAGATCTTAATTTGGCTAGAATATGGTCTGAAACGAGAGCAGCTGAGGAAATGTCACCTAGACATCTAAACAGGCTACAACGTTTGTTATCCAAGACGGAGGAGTATTCTCCGAGGAACCATCTTGGTTCTCGGTGGCGAGAGTATCACGGAAGCAATGATTGGGACGGGCTTCTTGATCCACTTGATGAGAATCTCCGGCGAGAGGTGGTGAGATATGGAGAGTTTGTTCAGGCAGCTTATCATGCTTTTCATTCTAATCCCGCCATGTCGGCAGGGAAACCCCCGTCACCCCAACAGGTTTCACTTCCCGATAGGTCCTACAGGGTGACGAAGAGTCTTTATGGGACTTCCTCGGTTGGATTACCGAAGTGGGTGGACGATGTGGCACCGGATCTAGGGTGGATGACCCAACAGTCTAGTTGGATCGGTTATGTTGCGGTGTGCGAGGACCGGAGGGAAATCCAACGGATGGGAAGGAGGGATATTGTTATCGCATTGCGTGGGACTTCTACATGTCTTGAATGGGCTGAGAATATGAGGGCccaattagttgaaatgcccGGAGACCATGACCCGACTGAAATCCAACCCAAAGTGGAATGCGGGTTTTTGAGCTTGTATAAAACTTGTGGGGCTAATGTGCCCAGTCTAGCCGAGTCGGTGGTTGAAGAGGTGAAAAGGCTAATAGAGCTTTACAAGGGTGAGGACTTGAGCATTACAGTCACGGGACACAGCCTCGGCGCAGCCTTGGCTCTATTAGTAGGTGATGAGTTAAGTACATGTGCACCACAGGTGCCACCAATCGCAGTCTTCTCCTTCGGCGGACCCCGTGTGGGCAACAAAGGTTTTGCAAACCAAATTAATGCCAAAAAAGTTAAGGTCTTAAGAATTGTGAATAACCAAGATCTTATCACCAGGGTCCCAGGGATACCCATGGTAGAAGAGCTGAACGACAACATGCCACTGGCCTATGCACACGTTGGCACAGAGCTACGTGTGGACACAAAGATGTCACCGTATCTAAAGCCCAATGCCGACGTGGCATGCTGCCATGACCTGGAGGCATACCTGCACCTGGTCGATGGGTTCATGGCTTCGAACTGTCCGTTCAGAGCAAATGCAAAGAGGAGTTTAGTTAAGTTGCTAAATGAACAGGGATCAAATGTGAAGAGATTGTACACAAGTAAGGCACAAGCCTtgagtttgaattttgaaagGCAAGGACTGGCCGCTTCTGGCTGTTTGCCGAGTCCATCTTGA
- the LOC18094572 gene encoding GTP-binding protein YPTM2, producing MNPEYDYLFKLLLIGDSGVGKSCLLLRFADGSYLDSYISTIGVDFKIRTVEQDGKTMKLQIWDTAGQERFRTITSSYYRGAHGIIVVYDVTDQESFNNVKQWLSEIDRYASENVNKLLVGNKSDLTANKVVSYETAKAFADEIGIPFIETSAKNSTNVEQAFMAMATEIKNRMASQPAMNNARPPTVQIRGQPVNQNSGCCSS from the exons ATGAATCCTGAATA cGATTATTTGTTCAAGCTTTTGCTTATTGGAGATTCTGGTGTCGGAAAATCATGTCTACTTCTGAGGTTTGCT GATGGTTCATATCTGGATAGTTACATCAGTACCATTGGAGTGGACTTT AAAATCCGTACTGTGGAACAGGATGGGAAAACAATGAAACTCCAAATT TGGGACACAGCTGGACAAGAGCGTTTTAGGACAATCACAAGCAGTTACTATCGTGGAGCTCATGGAATCATT GTTGTTTATGATGTCACAGATCAAGAGAGCTTCAACAATGTTAAACAATGGTTGAGTGAAATTGACCGTTATGCAAGTGAAAATGTGAACAAGCTTCTAGTTGGAAACAAGAGCGATCTCACAGCTAACAAAGTCGTCTCCTATGAGACAGCAAAG GCATTTGCGGATGAAATTGGGATCCCTTTCATTGAGACAAGCGCAAAAAATTCCACCAATGTTGAGCAGGCTTTCATGGCTATGGCCACAGAGATCAAGAACAG GATGGCAAGCCAGCCAGCCATGAACAACGCAAGGCCCCCAACAGTGCAGATTCGAGGACAGCCTGTGAACCAGAATTCTGGCTGCTGCTCATCTTAG
- the LOC18094574 gene encoding RGG repeats nuclear RNA binding protein A, producing MASANPFDILGDDDNNEDLSQLIAAAQLKAAEKPKKADKSAAAPASQPAKLPTKPAPPAQAVREAKNEGGRGGGRGDGRGYGRGRGRGGGGGGGGRFNRESNNNETPFIGNGFSGGSRPSEDGEAGRTSERRGYGAPRGGFRGGRRGGYSNGEAGEGERPRRQYDRHSGTGRGNELKREGSGRGNWGTPADEIAPETEEPVVDNEKSVITEKQPEEEDAAAASKDAADASKDAAVNEPEEKEPEDKEMTLEEYEKVLEEKRKALLSLKAEERKVGLDKDLQSMQQLSSKKSNDEIFIKLGSEKDKRKDAADKEDRAKKAVSINEFLKPAGGDRYYNPGRGRGRGRGRGGYGGNTRDVEAPSIEDPGQFPTLGGK from the exons ATGGCATCAGCGAACCCTTTTGATATCCTTGGCGACGATGACAACAATGAGGACCTTTCTCAACTCATCGCCGCTGCTCAGCTTAAGGCGGCCGAGAAGCCCAAGAAGGCGGATAAGTCCGCTGCTGCTCCTGCTTCTCAGCCTGCTAAGCTTCCCACCAAGCCTGCTCCCCCTGCACAAGCTG TGAGGGAGGCAAAGAATGAAGGTGGACGTGGAGGAGGCCGTGGAGATGGGCGTGGCTATGGGCGTGGGCGTGGTcgcggtggcggtggcggtggcggtggcaGATTTAACAGAGaatcaaataacaatgaaaCGCCCTTCATTGGCAATGGTTTTTCTGGAGGATCCAGACCATCTGAAGATGGAGAGGCTGGGAGAACTTCTGAGAGGCGTGGCTATGGTGCCCCTCGTGGTGGTTTCCGCGGTGGTCGCCGTGGTGGTTATAGCAATGGGGAAGCTGGAGAAGGTGAACGCCCTCGAAGGCAGTATGATCGCCACAGCGGTACCGGTCGTGG GAATGAGCTTAAACGCGAAGGGTCTGGCCGTGGTAACTGGGGAACTCCTGCTGATGAAATTGCTCC AGAGACTGAGGAACCTGTTGTTGACAACGAGAAGAGCGTCATTACTGAGAAGCAGCCAGAAGAGGAGGATGCTGCAGCTGCCAGCAAGGATGCTGCAGATGCCAGCAAGGATGCTGCTGTGAATGAGCCAGAAGAGAAGGAGCCTGAGGACAAG GAGATGACACTGGAAGAGTATGAGAAGGTTCTTGAAGAGAAGAGGAAGGCTTTGCTTTCTCTGAAGGCTGAGGAGAGGAAAGTTGGCTTGGACAAAGACTTACAGTCCATGCAACAGCTGTCAAGTAAGAAGAGcaatgatgaaatttttatcAAGCTG GGTTCTGAGAAGGACAAACGAAAAGATGCTGCTGACAAAGAAGACAGAGCCAAGAAG GCTGTCAGCATAAATGAATTCCTGAAGCCTGCTGGAGGTGACAGGTACTACAACCCTGGTCGAGGCCGAGGCCGTGGCCGTGGAAGGGGTGGATATGGAGGCAATACTCGTGATGTGGAAGCTCCCTCTATTGAAGACCCTGGGCAGTTCCCCACCTTGGGTGGCAAGTGA